Proteins encoded in a region of the uncultured Erythrobacter sp. genome:
- the gmd gene encoding GDP-mannose 4,6-dehydratase codes for MTGKKALITGVTGQDGAYLSRLLLDQGYEVHGVKRRSSSFNTGRIEDIYQDPHTDNQRFVLHYGDLTDSTNLIRIMQEVQPDEVYNLAAQSHVAVSFETPEYTANSDAIGTLRLLEAIRILGLEKTTKFYQASTSELYGLVQEVPQSETTPFYPRSPYAAAKLYAYWITVNYREAYGMHASNGILFNHESPLRGETFVTRKITRAAAAIALGKQDKLYLGNLDAKRDWGHAREYVRGMWLMMQQDEPDDYVLATGETTEVREFVRWAFEDAGIPVEFKGEGIEEKGYSTADGRCLIEVDPAYFRPTEVELLLGDPTKAKEKLGWVHETGPRDLAREMVQADFEVMRAEDVTNGDA; via the coding sequence ATGACTGGCAAGAAAGCACTGATCACTGGAGTTACCGGGCAGGACGGCGCGTATCTTTCGCGGCTGTTGCTCGATCAGGGTTACGAAGTGCATGGGGTGAAGCGGCGCTCGTCCTCGTTCAACACCGGCCGGATCGAGGATATCTATCAGGATCCGCACACCGACAATCAACGCTTCGTGCTCCATTACGGCGACCTGACCGACAGCACCAACCTGATCCGCATCATGCAGGAAGTGCAGCCGGACGAGGTGTACAACCTCGCCGCGCAAAGCCACGTCGCAGTCAGCTTTGAAACGCCTGAATACACCGCCAACTCGGACGCCATCGGAACCTTGCGTCTGCTGGAAGCGATCCGCATCCTCGGGCTGGAGAAAACCACCAAGTTCTATCAGGCTTCCACCTCCGAGCTTTACGGCCTCGTGCAGGAAGTGCCGCAGAGCGAGACCACCCCGTTCTATCCGCGCTCCCCGTACGCAGCCGCAAAACTCTACGCCTACTGGATCACGGTCAATTACCGCGAAGCTTACGGAATGCATGCCTCCAACGGCATCCTGTTCAACCACGAAAGCCCGCTGCGCGGCGAGACCTTCGTGACCCGCAAGATCACCCGCGCCGCTGCCGCAATTGCGCTCGGCAAGCAAGACAAGCTCTATCTCGGCAATCTCGATGCCAAGCGCGACTGGGGCCATGCCCGCGAATATGTGCGCGGCATGTGGCTGATGATGCAGCAGGATGAGCCGGACGATTACGTACTCGCCACCGGCGAAACGACCGAAGTGCGCGAATTCGTGCGCTGGGCGTTTGAAGACGCCGGCATCCCGGTCGAATTCAAAGGCGAAGGGATCGAGGAAAAGGGTTATTCAACCGCAGACGGGCGCTGCCTGATCGAAGTCGATCCGGCCTATTTCCGCCCGACCGAGGTGGAACTGCTGCTCGGCGATCCGACCAAGGCCAAGGAAAAGCTCGGCTGGGTGCATGAAACCGGCCCGCGCGATCTTGCCCGCGAAATGGTGCAGGCCGATTTCGAAGTGATGCGCGCCGAAGACGTCACCAACGGAGACGCCTGA
- a CDS encoding O-antigen ligase family protein, translating into MSATAAPNVQAPRRAGQITNPKLRQRLRQIALFGAMLISGGLLSIPREPLLAIVLILCFALRNPLRLFRPEFVLIWLLLIAVGAVALIGGESFQLLPITIRYANFIAGLAMLLVYIDENRSKLADDLYPILKLMSFQSILTPIAVIVAGGLFTTFQVNDTVYNTLFYVFTYHELIETGSLLKRPDGFFFEPGVFQIYLNIFLFICLFVRKHSWFDIGLAAFAVLATQSTTGVVIMMIQFGWAYLLWLKTANRRQKVGVFVFVPILLLPLAAYMTFNVSQKFYGALSGSAEAREYDLRTGLAVAAEKPLTGIGFDYEKYFDVSARVGYRDANLSRDNITERGNTNGVVVLLFSVGIPLSIIFLLGLMFQRMFRPRFLFAGLIFLSLMAESLFFTPIVLMVAFSGLLIRPQRVTGLLRGRSRNRPMQPQRA; encoded by the coding sequence ATGAGCGCGACCGCAGCCCCGAACGTTCAGGCCCCGCGCAGGGCCGGCCAGATCACCAACCCGAAACTGCGCCAGCGCTTGCGGCAAATTGCTTTGTTTGGGGCAATGCTGATTTCGGGCGGCCTGCTGTCGATTCCACGTGAGCCTCTGCTCGCAATCGTGTTGATCCTGTGCTTTGCGCTGCGCAATCCATTGCGACTGTTCCGCCCTGAATTCGTGTTGATCTGGCTGTTGCTTATCGCCGTTGGGGCAGTAGCGCTCATTGGGGGTGAGAGCTTCCAGTTGCTACCAATCACCATCCGGTACGCGAACTTCATTGCCGGATTGGCGATGTTGCTGGTCTATATTGACGAGAACCGCAGCAAGCTTGCCGATGATCTCTACCCGATCCTGAAACTGATGTCGTTTCAATCGATCCTGACTCCCATAGCAGTGATTGTCGCAGGGGGGCTTTTCACCACCTTTCAGGTCAACGACACCGTCTACAACACTCTGTTCTACGTCTTCACCTATCACGAGCTTATTGAGACCGGGTCGCTGCTGAAACGGCCTGACGGGTTCTTCTTTGAACCAGGCGTCTTTCAGATCTATCTCAACATCTTCCTGTTCATCTGCTTGTTCGTTCGCAAGCATTCTTGGTTCGATATCGGGCTTGCAGCTTTTGCTGTGTTGGCCACACAATCGACCACCGGGGTTGTGATCATGATGATCCAGTTCGGCTGGGCCTATCTACTTTGGCTGAAGACCGCGAACCGGCGGCAGAAAGTCGGCGTTTTCGTGTTTGTGCCGATCCTGTTGTTACCGCTTGCTGCGTATATGACATTCAATGTCAGTCAGAAATTCTACGGCGCTCTGAGCGGATCAGCCGAAGCGCGCGAATACGATCTGCGCACCGGACTGGCTGTGGCGGCAGAAAAACCGCTGACCGGGATCGGTTTTGATTACGAGAAGTACTTCGATGTCTCCGCACGGGTCGGCTATCGCGACGCCAATCTATCGCGCGACAACATCACAGAGCGCGGCAACACCAACGGCGTAGTGGTGCTGCTGTTCAGTGTGGGGATACCACTGTCGATCATCTTCCTTCTCGGCCTGATGTTCCAGAGAATGTTCCGACCTCGCTTCCTGTTTGCCGGACTGATCTTCCTGTCGCTGATGGCTGAATCGCTGTTCTTCACGCCAATCGTGCTGATGGTGGCATTCAGCGGGCTGCTGATCCGTCCACAGCGCGTGACCGGGCTTCTTAGAGGTCGCAGTCGCAATCGGCCGATGCAGCCGCAGCGCGCCTGA
- a CDS encoding Gfo/Idh/MocA family oxidoreductase, with the protein MSDLTAAVIGCGRMGAFTSPSVREYGPECFLPSAHAEAFAEADGIDLVAVCDAHEENARRAAEHYSVARNHTDHSAMLAAGAPDLAGIATRTIGRADMIADCIAAGTRALHVEKPICNSVAELEQLETLLSRDDVFMTLGAVRRHFAIYKEAVARAQSGAYGDLLEAHAEFGARTLYWSHPHTVDLILLAAAGAKVEAVQARLGTVERDGARIINDPVVQGATIWFEGGFSGHITRMPGTDFRMACQTAQIAVTSNGHSLWQSGRAKPDPNAARDTNPAGANPYHEPEIQAFTAPDLPQGALAPILQLADCLKGYEEARAANTALKRDIVTGQRILFAIVQSHFEGGRPVTLDAIDPDLFIEGRTGDAPA; encoded by the coding sequence ATGAGCGATTTGACAGCGGCGGTGATCGGCTGCGGCCGGATGGGTGCGTTCACCTCGCCGAGCGTGCGTGAGTACGGGCCGGAGTGCTTCCTGCCTTCCGCGCACGCCGAGGCATTTGCGGAGGCCGACGGGATCGACCTCGTGGCCGTTTGTGATGCGCACGAAGAGAACGCCAGACGCGCCGCCGAACATTACAGCGTCGCGCGCAACCACACCGATCATTCCGCAATGCTCGCTGCTGGCGCACCCGACCTCGCCGGGATTGCCACTCGCACGATTGGCCGCGCGGATATGATTGCCGACTGCATCGCGGCTGGCACGCGCGCGCTCCATGTCGAAAAGCCGATCTGCAATTCAGTCGCGGAGTTGGAGCAGCTTGAGACACTGCTCTCCCGCGACGACGTGTTCATGACATTGGGCGCGGTGCGACGGCATTTTGCGATCTACAAGGAAGCGGTCGCGCGCGCGCAGTCAGGTGCCTATGGCGACCTGCTTGAGGCGCATGCCGAATTTGGCGCGCGCACGCTCTATTGGTCGCACCCGCACACGGTCGATCTGATCCTGCTCGCCGCCGCCGGTGCCAAAGTCGAAGCGGTTCAGGCACGGCTCGGCACGGTTGAGCGAGACGGCGCGCGGATCATCAATGATCCCGTCGTGCAAGGGGCAACGATCTGGTTCGAGGGCGGCTTTTCCGGCCACATCACCCGCATGCCGGGGACCGATTTCCGCATGGCCTGCCAGACTGCGCAGATCGCGGTGACGAGCAATGGGCATTCGCTGTGGCAGTCGGGGCGCGCCAAGCCTGACCCCAACGCCGCGCGTGACACAAATCCAGCTGGCGCAAACCCCTATCACGAACCGGAAATCCAAGCTTTCACCGCGCCCGACCTGCCGCAAGGGGCGCTCGCACCGATCCTGCAACTGGCCGATTGTTTGAAGGGCTACGAAGAGGCGCGCGCCGCCAACACCGCACTTAAACGCGATATCGTGACCGGCCAACGCATCCTGTTCGCCATCGTCCAATCCCATTTCGAAGGCGGTCGCCCGGTAACGCTGGACGCAATCGACCCTGATCTCTTCATCGAAGGCCGCACAGGCGACGCCCCGGCATGA
- a CDS encoding zinc-binding alcohol dehydrogenase gives MSITAKTVWLEAPGEVALREEALEAPGAGEILCETIVTAISPGTELAAWRGDPPLRPGVVYPRLQGYCNVARVLECGDAVDEFEPGDRVLTLQSHRSHFVTPVSGALYKLPDSADADMVVSAYLFHLGYNAVLRSDIRAGHRVMVIGLGALGLTSVAMASLAGAEVVAVSGQSTPAKIAKEFGATTVVSREEAASLGNDADVIISTTNGWDDFVLAQRVAAQNGTIACLGFPGRNAAPGDFNPLASEYFYMKQLRIEAVGWSPLENDTRGFARFNQRDNIGFLADAIQSGRIDPAPILSGRYPGPDIAQAYADLDARKDDAITYLLDWNA, from the coding sequence ATGAGCATCACCGCCAAGACTGTCTGGCTCGAAGCGCCGGGAGAGGTTGCCTTGCGTGAAGAAGCGCTTGAGGCTCCTGGAGCGGGCGAGATCCTGTGCGAGACCATCGTCACCGCGATTTCACCCGGCACCGAACTGGCCGCATGGCGAGGCGATCCGCCTTTGCGCCCCGGCGTCGTCTATCCGCGACTGCAAGGGTACTGCAATGTCGCGAGGGTGTTGGAATGCGGTGACGCCGTCGATGAATTCGAACCGGGCGACCGGGTGCTGACCCTGCAATCGCATCGCAGCCATTTTGTGACACCTGTAAGCGGCGCGTTGTACAAACTGCCCGACAGCGCCGACGCCGATATGGTGGTCTCCGCCTATCTTTTCCATCTTGGCTACAATGCGGTGCTGCGCAGCGATATTCGCGCGGGGCACCGCGTGATGGTGATTGGTTTGGGCGCGCTGGGCCTCACTTCGGTGGCGATGGCATCGCTCGCTGGGGCCGAAGTCGTTGCAGTGTCGGGCCAGAGCACTCCTGCCAAGATTGCCAAAGAGTTTGGAGCGACGACCGTCGTCTCGCGCGAGGAGGCGGCTTCGCTTGGCAACGATGCCGACGTGATCATCTCGACTACCAACGGCTGGGACGACTTTGTACTCGCTCAGCGGGTCGCGGCACAGAACGGCACGATCGCTTGCCTCGGCTTCCCCGGGCGCAATGCAGCGCCGGGAGACTTCAACCCGCTCGCCAGCGAGTATTTCTATATGAAGCAGCTGCGCATCGAGGCAGTCGGCTGGTCACCGCTCGAGAACGACACGCGGGGCTTTGCCCGGTTCAACCAACGCGACAATATCGGCTTCTTGGCAGATGCCATCCAAAGTGGACGTATCGATCCTGCACCGATCCTTTCGGGACGCTATCCGGGCCCAGACATCGCGCAGGCCTATGCCGATCTCGACGCGCGCAAGGATGATGCGATCACTTATCTGCTGGATTGGAACGCATGA
- a CDS encoding DapH/DapD/GlmU-related protein: MLHFRIRDFLSILFYRLLAPLFGSVGSGVRIVRPLRIFGARYCHFGDEAVLQFGAYIAALKEHAEPPVLKIGARTMIGNHAHIVVTKRVEFGEGVLTADRLFVADNRHTFEDPATPVRDQGLTQLSEVTIGDGSWIGENVCISGASIGKQCVIAANSVVTSDIPDHCVAAGAPARIVKRYCSKREGWYRTTPEGEFRE; this comes from the coding sequence ATGCTGCATTTCCGTATCCGCGACTTCCTCTCGATCCTGTTTTACCGGCTGCTCGCGCCGCTATTCGGCAGCGTTGGCAGCGGAGTTCGGATCGTGCGTCCCTTGCGGATATTCGGCGCGAGATACTGCCATTTCGGTGACGAAGCGGTACTGCAATTCGGTGCCTATATCGCCGCGCTCAAGGAGCATGCCGAACCGCCCGTCCTGAAGATCGGCGCGCGTACCATGATCGGCAACCACGCGCATATCGTCGTCACCAAACGGGTCGAATTTGGCGAAGGCGTGCTCACGGCTGACCGGCTGTTCGTGGCCGACAATCGCCACACATTCGAAGACCCCGCCACGCCCGTCCGCGATCAGGGCCTGACCCAGCTTTCAGAAGTCACAATCGGCGATGGGAGCTGGATCGGGGAGAATGTCTGTATCTCCGGGGCGTCGATCGGCAAGCAATGCGTGATCGCCGCAAACAGCGTCGTGACCAGCGACATTCCCGACCACTGCGTCGCCGCCGGTGCACCCGCGCGCATCGTCAAGCGCTATTGCAGCAAGCGTGAGGGCTGGTATCGCACGACTCCCGAAGGAGAGTTCCGCGAATGA
- a CDS encoding FkbM family methyltransferase, which yields MSAKKKILQAANKVLAPTGAQLYRAGIDMEYALGWLAGRDHGIESILDLGAARGDWSRMALGMFPKARIVGVDPLRERLPYLEQLKGESDRFDFVSAVAGEDDGGTAELAVTDDLDGSSVHGSEGETRTVPVHSVDAIAEMKGLKGPYFLKFDTHGFEMPILRSAEKVLSETRFLVMEAYNFRHTPETLLFHEMITFMATKGFRVTHLVDVLNRPSDGALWQIDLMFARDDDPVFASDSFKA from the coding sequence ATGAGCGCAAAAAAGAAGATCCTTCAGGCTGCCAACAAGGTGCTCGCCCCGACCGGCGCGCAGCTCTATCGCGCCGGGATCGACATGGAATATGCCCTCGGCTGGCTCGCCGGGCGCGACCACGGGATCGAGAGTATTCTCGATCTCGGTGCAGCGCGGGGCGACTGGAGCCGGATGGCGCTCGGCATGTTTCCGAAAGCGCGCATTGTCGGTGTCGATCCGTTGCGCGAACGCCTGCCCTATCTTGAGCAGCTGAAGGGCGAGAGCGACCGGTTCGATTTCGTCTCCGCTGTCGCTGGCGAAGACGATGGCGGGACCGCCGAGCTGGCCGTCACCGATGATCTCGACGGGTCGAGCGTGCATGGCAGCGAAGGCGAAACCCGCACAGTGCCGGTCCATTCAGTCGACGCCATCGCCGAGATGAAAGGCCTCAAAGGCCCGTACTTCCTCAAATTCGATACGCACGGCTTCGAAATGCCGATCTTGCGCAGCGCTGAAAAGGTGCTGTCGGAAACGCGCTTCCTCGTGATGGAAGCCTACAATTTCCGTCACACGCCCGAGACGCTGCTGTTTCATGAAATGATCACGTTCATGGCGACCAAGGGCTTTCGCGTGACGCACCTCGTCGATGTGCTCAACCGCCCGAGCGACGGCGCGCTGTGGCAGATCGACCTTATGTTCGCCCGCGACGACGATCCCGTCTTTGCAAGCGACAGTTTCAAGGCCTAA
- a CDS encoding DapH/DapD/GlmU-related protein: MSEETKGLRQSIAKRVQWLRWYRYKLSGYDIHPTCEIERGLNLDRYFPQGIHVGAHTILTSRVTILSHKLIPRKSLGRYDGEKVHTYIGEWCVIGIGAVIMGGVRIGDECVIGSGAVVTKDVPSGTIVAGNPAKVVREGIAMEGIHL, translated from the coding sequence ATGAGCGAAGAGACCAAAGGCTTGCGGCAGAGCATTGCCAAGCGCGTGCAATGGCTGCGCTGGTATCGTTACAAGCTGAGCGGGTACGACATTCACCCGACCTGCGAAATCGAGCGCGGGCTCAACCTTGACCGCTATTTCCCGCAGGGCATCCATGTCGGCGCGCATACGATCCTGACCAGCCGGGTCACGATCCTCAGCCACAAGCTGATCCCGCGCAAAAGCCTTGGCCGATACGATGGCGAGAAGGTGCACACCTATATCGGCGAATGGTGCGTGATCGGGATCGGCGCGGTGATCATGGGCGGCGTGCGGATCGGCGATGAATGCGTGATCGGATCAGGCGCGGTCGTCACCAAGGACGTTCCCTCAGGCACGATTGTCGCGGGTAATCCGGCAAAGGTCGTGCGCGAAGGCATCGCGATGGAAGGCATCCACCTCTAA